The Bernardetia litoralis DSM 6794 genome includes a window with the following:
- a CDS encoding two-component regulator propeller domain-containing protein, which translates to MHFFSLQKRNCKLLNTNNLFSFSTTTLHRFLFSLTFVVYFAASYFVSFSYAQDIRFSAITTAEGLSQNTITALIQDKQGFLWIGTPDGLHRYDGYSLVESKNLPNDSTSLINNSVTALVEDKNGDIWVGTEKGISKWIRNQNTFEQIKFNQIGAIPHTQIQSLFKDDKNNIWVGSKEGLSFYKDDKDEWIHFASNNQKLVALKNLSVAAITQDGKGNIWIGSDSLGLYKIALAQTNEQVTHFDIKNGLLDIHITSLASDTTTNTLWIGTIKGLQALHLDEINNQNEDNTKLFTSFINHQNDIHSISGNHITGLLVDRSGQLWVGTASQGINKYLNTKAGFIRHQKDVYNPFSLSDNTGIKVLFQDRTGVFWFGTAQGGLNKYDPEKIKFRLYRSVNDLRQNGIQDNNITCFFKDDEGKTWIGTKKAGIFRYNPKIANGWFTQYSRYSHGMPSDDVTGITQDLYGTTWCSTRDRGVGRFSYKNGNLTIIQYKKHWEGLPSSRIAKLFTDKKGEIWVLTFEGDLCKYSRALNDFEVKVEGEPNLTDNEIMLSAKSTNKNTIWVGTPTGAYLYDVTTEKIILDKRNDLKVWVSSIEEIGDSSVWFSSSKGLIRYLPQKDSLTYFSRKDGLTTDMIYSVVLGEDKNLWLSTNKGISRFSLKTLKAKSYDETNGLQGQDFLAGSYYKSNEGELFFGGKDGYNAFFPTEIKDDPLTPQIVFTEIDIFSKSLPFIDFITRVENPLDSYILTADSLTLDYEKTGFSLEFAALHFSDPKKNAYAYKMEGLDEEWTYVNAGRRFVNYPTLPYGNYVFRVKAANSDEVWNEEGTALYINVSTPVWERLWFRILGILMIVGIISAFYMARIRRSKNQQKLLELQVEERTKELQEKNKNMTDSLRYAKTIQTAILPPETDLKECLTEVFTVYEPLEIVSGDFYWFKNIDNIVYIAVADCTGHGVPGAFMSMIGSSILSDMVQQNKELKPCETLELLNQKIRTSLSQQDNRNSDGMDICFCKINLKTNQVWFSGAKRPLYITKKDGTFKEIKGDRKSIGGKKRANEKEFTTTEIQLESGDMIYLTSDGYADQPNQIGKKIGSLQLQDLLKNIGSLPAQKQKQEITDMLNVHKGDTKQRDDIAIMGIRM; encoded by the coding sequence ATGCACTTCTTTTCCCTTCAAAAAAGAAACTGTAAATTATTAAATACTAATAATTTATTTAGTTTTTCTACTACTACTTTACATCGTTTTCTATTTAGTCTTACCTTTGTTGTTTATTTTGCAGCATCTTATTTTGTTTCATTTTCTTATGCTCAAGATATTCGTTTCTCAGCAATAACTACAGCAGAAGGATTATCTCAAAATACAATTACAGCTCTTATTCAAGATAAACAGGGTTTTCTTTGGATTGGAACACCTGATGGTTTGCATCGTTATGACGGTTATTCATTGGTGGAATCAAAAAATTTGCCTAATGATTCTACTTCACTTATTAATAATTCTGTTACTGCTTTAGTAGAAGATAAAAATGGAGATATTTGGGTCGGAACTGAAAAAGGAATTAGTAAATGGATTCGGAATCAAAATACATTTGAGCAAATAAAATTTAATCAAATAGGAGCAATTCCACACACACAAATACAAAGTTTATTCAAAGATGATAAAAATAATATTTGGGTAGGAAGTAAAGAAGGATTGAGTTTTTATAAAGATGACAAGGATGAATGGATACATTTTGCTTCTAACAATCAAAAATTAGTTGCTCTAAAAAATTTATCTGTTGCTGCAATTACGCAAGATGGAAAAGGAAATATATGGATAGGTTCTGATTCCTTAGGGCTTTATAAAATTGCACTGGCACAAACAAATGAACAAGTAACACATTTTGATATAAAAAATGGTCTTTTAGATATTCATATTACTTCACTTGCTTCAGATACTACTACAAATACTCTTTGGATAGGAACAATAAAAGGATTACAGGCATTACATTTAGATGAAATAAATAATCAAAATGAGGATAATACTAAGTTATTTACTTCATTTATTAATCATCAAAATGATATACATTCAATTAGTGGAAATCATATTACAGGGCTTTTAGTAGATAGAAGTGGACAACTTTGGGTAGGAACAGCTTCACAGGGAATAAATAAATATCTTAATACAAAAGCTGGATTTATTCGTCATCAAAAAGATGTTTATAATCCATTTAGTTTGAGTGATAACACAGGGATTAAAGTATTATTTCAAGACCGTACAGGTGTTTTTTGGTTCGGAACAGCACAAGGAGGGCTTAATAAATACGACCCAGAAAAAATAAAATTTAGATTATATCGTTCAGTAAATGATTTAAGACAAAATGGAATTCAAGACAATAATATTACTTGTTTTTTTAAAGATGATGAAGGAAAAACATGGATAGGTACAAAAAAAGCAGGTATTTTTAGATATAATCCAAAGATTGCAAATGGTTGGTTTACTCAATATTCTCGTTATTCACACGGAATGCCTAGCGATGATGTAACAGGAATTACACAAGATTTGTATGGTACAACTTGGTGCAGCACAAGAGATAGAGGAGTAGGACGTTTTTCTTACAAAAATGGAAACCTAACAATTATTCAATACAAAAAACATTGGGAAGGATTACCTTCTAGCAGAATAGCGAAACTTTTTACAGATAAAAAAGGCGAAATTTGGGTACTTACTTTTGAAGGGGATTTGTGTAAATACAGTCGTGCTTTGAATGATTTTGAAGTAAAAGTAGAAGGAGAACCAAATCTTACAGATAATGAAATTATGCTTTCTGCAAAATCTACTAATAAAAATACGATTTGGGTAGGAACACCAACAGGTGCATATTTATATGATGTAACCACTGAAAAAATCATTTTAGATAAAAGAAATGACCTTAAAGTTTGGGTGAGTTCTATCGAAGAAATAGGAGATAGTAGTGTTTGGTTTAGTTCTAGTAAAGGTTTGATACGTTATTTACCTCAAAAAGATTCTTTAACTTATTTTTCAAGAAAAGATGGTTTGACTACTGATATGATTTATTCAGTTGTTTTGGGAGAAGATAAAAACCTTTGGCTTTCTACAAATAAAGGAATTTCTCGTTTTTCTTTAAAAACTCTAAAGGCAAAATCATATGATGAAACAAATGGTTTACAAGGGCAGGATTTCTTGGCAGGTTCATATTACAAAAGTAATGAAGGAGAATTATTTTTTGGTGGGAAAGATGGTTATAATGCCTTTTTTCCAACAGAAATCAAAGATGACCCACTTACACCTCAGATTGTTTTTACAGAAATAGATATTTTCTCCAAATCTCTTCCTTTTATAGATTTTATTACTAGAGTTGAAAATCCTTTAGATAGTTATATTCTCACAGCCGATAGTCTTACCTTAGATTATGAAAAAACAGGGTTTTCTTTAGAATTTGCAGCTTTACATTTTTCAGACCCTAAAAAAAATGCCTATGCATACAAAATGGAAGGGTTAGATGAAGAATGGACGTATGTAAATGCAGGACGAAGATTTGTAAATTATCCGACTTTGCCGTATGGAAATTATGTTTTTCGTGTAAAGGCTGCCAACTCGGATGAAGTTTGGAATGAAGAAGGAACTGCTCTTTATATTAATGTTTCTACGCCAGTTTGGGAACGTCTTTGGTTCAGAATTTTAGGAATTTTGATGATTGTAGGAATTATTTCTGCTTTTTATATGGCTAGAATTAGACGAAGTAAAAATCAACAGAAATTATTAGAACTACAAGTAGAAGAAAGAACAAAAGAACTCCAAGAAAAAAATAAAAATATGACTGATAGTTTACGTTATGCAAAAACTATTCAAACAGCTATTTTACCTCCAGAAACAGACTTAAAAGAATGCTTAACTGAAGTCTTTACGGTTTATGAGCCTTTAGAAATTGTTTCTGGAGATTTTTATTGGTTCAAAAATATAGATAATATTGTTTATATTGCCGTAGCAGATTGCACAGGTCATGGCGTGCCAGGGGCATTTATGTCTATGATTGGAAGTTCAATTTTGAGTGATATGGTGCAACAAAACAAAGAGCTAAAGCCTTGCGAAACATTAGAATTATTAAATCAAAAAATTAGAACTTCTCTTTCCCAACAGGACAATAGAAATAGTGACGGAATGGATATTTGTTTTTGCAAAATCAATCTCAAAACAAATCAAGTATGGTTTTCAGGTGCAAAGCGTCCTCTTTATATTACCAAAAAAGATGGTACATTCAAAGAAATAAAAGGGGATAGAAAATCAATTGGAGGAAAAAAACGAGCCAATGAAAAAGAATTTACAACTACTGAAATTCAACTTGAAAGTGGTGATATGATTTATCTTACTTCTGACGGTTATGCTGACCAACCTAATCAAATAGGTAAAAAAATTGGAAGTCTTCAATTACAAGATTTATTAAAAAATATTGGTTCTCTACCTGCTCAAAAACAGAAACAAGAAATTACAGATATGCTCAATGTTCATAAAGGCGATACTAAACAACGTGATGATATTGCTATTATGGGAATTAGAATGTAA
- a CDS encoding transglutaminase domain-containing protein — protein sequence MKKIILLLLFVSFILPAYSQTQNKTGWEFIQQNDHKKAREAFQQTLEKDSTNAEANKGMIFLSEVEGDTHGYYLHLNRLMRHHWNENYYDIFKRQISISYSDLKKRMFDKDGNQKMPSRFYVSPALFEAYKEIRKREFEKSKASFAKIHNRLYWSTINGFPNINGYGYTVEYPVEKEAFNPNGSYKIITDKMLSWETLPYFRYDGDIYLDNTEGVHYANTFFNTDKEQEIDFRITRSYPIKIWLDGKQIFASPKTISAHYDAERISMKLPAGNHRILIKYAIGRYFKGGSGSSELDFDGMKSINYDDEEEEEDDKKKKSTIERIEENEDNYYPYYQRNLFIRLTDKNGVTIPLQAYKEPVTYSVATSFENSKTTSLETLEYFKKLVTKDEEKNVKSYFDYYMLIQSHLYYSRGEELEEFFAKKVEANPNSVYFKYLAAKVYNENNKTEKSFDLMGTFDQEKTPIFTLLYKDLKEIDAENQSEEYEEKLDQLDKISRSNFDVIQRKLRFYDQKGRKEERIAYAKKMAKEYPFYSQSLKQYIDDKDNRPEDYFQNQKKDKKDDDKAKEKDYKKALKKYFDTGTYKKLIALYKKDKEVEKVLALYDEMIFVKPNESWLLYQKANYLYSKERYDEAMTTIKQAIPIDPNSSGIYEMIGDIHSDKGDKPTALSYYKKAQKLSSNGYDLDSKIEKIEGEKQYKNKFETPSFEDFKANYEEAVKTEAFKTEFKDSESIILGYTRDIIWNDTTKATHFYSNIMIKILTESGAKLWTQSNFDLLGRVTSAKVIRENGTETRPDVQGSFIIFKNLKVGDIIQVEGMASWSTVSELGNHFGISSYIPFPAPILSAKLEFLIPESQNLFYESHKLDGKPKITNREDGLTSYRWDYKNIPIPIADNAMVDQLEYYPILRVSTTEDWGIIVDWYKAKTYQKLDANYIIDDILKDIIKEEMTDKQKIETIFNYISQNINYSSTSLLQSGYIPKDSDLTCSSKIGDCKDVATIMITMLREIGIESYYVLVKTNKNTQPFMPLEMEFNHAIVAYYLDGKINYSDPTTDFYPYYSLNEGDTEAWALLIKDGENKAFRLPANQTDSTKTFTEYDVRAVLDEYNTLDLEVKTTYTGLVAGRWRSTMELESKDNLPNHIIGSLGSSAFRNLELDEFEFDKVENISVPLDANYKFHAREFTDDVTGIYFMRLPFVKTVEADVSIYGSERTNAMDIKTFTFGQPHIQRIALKMNENFAIKKMPKNINYDTKFGTYTLKLKQTTEGLYIERFVHFKQTRIEPSEFKAFKEFYLQLLKYDNLKVLLQQK from the coding sequence ATGAAAAAAATAATTTTATTACTTCTTTTTGTAAGTTTTATTCTACCAGCTTATTCTCAAACACAAAACAAAACAGGCTGGGAGTTTATACAACAAAATGATCATAAAAAGGCACGAGAAGCCTTCCAACAAACACTTGAAAAAGATAGTACCAATGCAGAGGCTAACAAAGGAATGATTTTTCTTTCGGAAGTAGAAGGCGATACACACGGTTATTATTTGCATTTGAATAGACTTATGCGACATCATTGGAATGAAAATTATTATGATATTTTTAAACGACAAATCTCAATATCCTATTCTGATTTAAAAAAAAGAATGTTTGATAAAGATGGAAATCAAAAAATGCCTTCTCGTTTTTATGTAAGTCCTGCACTTTTTGAAGCCTATAAAGAAATCAGAAAAAGAGAGTTTGAGAAAAGTAAAGCCTCTTTTGCAAAGATTCATAATCGTTTGTATTGGTCGACAATAAATGGTTTTCCAAATATAAATGGATATGGTTATACAGTAGAATATCCTGTCGAAAAAGAAGCCTTTAATCCAAATGGAAGCTATAAAATCATTACAGATAAAATGCTTTCTTGGGAAACACTTCCTTATTTTCGATATGATGGAGATATTTATTTGGATAATACTGAAGGTGTTCATTATGCAAATACATTTTTCAATACTGATAAAGAACAAGAGATTGATTTTCGTATTACTCGTTCGTACCCTATCAAAATTTGGTTAGATGGAAAACAAATCTTTGCTTCTCCAAAAACTATTTCAGCACATTATGATGCCGAGCGTATTTCTATGAAATTACCTGCTGGAAATCACAGGATTTTAATAAAATATGCCATAGGAAGATATTTCAAAGGTGGTTCGGGTTCTTCTGAATTAGATTTTGATGGAATGAAAAGTATTAATTATGATGACGAAGAAGAGGAAGAAGACGATAAGAAGAAAAAAAGCACTATCGAAAGAATAGAAGAAAATGAAGATAATTATTATCCTTATTATCAAAGAAATCTTTTTATTCGTCTGACAGATAAAAATGGGGTTACAATTCCCTTGCAAGCCTATAAAGAGCCTGTTACCTATTCCGTTGCAACAAGTTTTGAGAATTCAAAAACAACAAGTTTAGAAACACTTGAGTATTTCAAAAAATTAGTAACGAAAGATGAAGAGAAAAATGTAAAATCTTATTTTGATTATTATATGCTTATTCAATCTCATTTGTATTACTCAAGAGGAGAAGAATTAGAAGAGTTTTTTGCTAAGAAAGTAGAAGCAAATCCAAATTCAGTGTATTTTAAATATTTGGCTGCAAAAGTGTATAATGAAAATAACAAAACAGAGAAAAGTTTTGATTTGATGGGAACGTTTGACCAAGAAAAAACACCCATTTTTACACTTCTTTATAAAGATTTGAAGGAAATTGATGCAGAAAATCAAAGTGAAGAATATGAAGAAAAATTAGACCAACTAGACAAAATTAGTCGTTCAAATTTTGATGTTATTCAAAGAAAATTGAGATTCTATGACCAGAAAGGACGTAAAGAGGAGCGAATAGCTTACGCAAAAAAAATGGCAAAAGAATATCCTTTTTATTCACAAAGTCTGAAACAATATATTGATGACAAAGACAATCGTCCAGAAGATTACTTCCAAAATCAGAAAAAAGACAAAAAAGACGACGACAAGGCAAAGGAAAAAGACTATAAAAAAGCTCTCAAAAAATACTTTGATACAGGAACATACAAAAAACTAATTGCACTCTACAAAAAAGATAAAGAGGTAGAAAAAGTATTAGCTCTTTATGATGAAATGATTTTTGTTAAGCCTAATGAAAGTTGGTTGTTGTACCAAAAAGCAAACTATTTGTATTCAAAGGAACGTTATGACGAAGCCATGACAACTATCAAACAAGCTATTCCGATTGACCCAAACTCAAGTGGAATTTATGAAATGATAGGCGATATTCATAGTGATAAAGGCGACAAACCAACAGCTCTCTCTTATTATAAAAAAGCACAAAAACTATCATCAAATGGGTATGATTTAGATAGTAAAATCGAAAAAATTGAAGGCGAAAAGCAGTATAAAAATAAATTTGAAACACCTTCTTTTGAAGATTTTAAAGCTAATTATGAAGAAGCGGTCAAAACGGAGGCTTTCAAAACAGAATTTAAAGATTCTGAATCAATTATTTTGGGTTATACTCGGGATATAATTTGGAATGACACAACAAAAGCAACTCACTTTTATAGCAATATTATGATAAAAATATTGACTGAGTCAGGCGCAAAATTGTGGACACAATCTAATTTTGACCTTTTAGGAAGAGTAACAAGTGCAAAAGTAATTCGTGAAAATGGAACAGAAACTCGTCCAGATGTACAAGGTTCATTTATTATTTTTAAAAATTTGAAAGTAGGTGATATTATTCAAGTAGAAGGAATGGCAAGCTGGAGTACAGTTTCAGAACTTGGAAATCATTTCGGAATTAGTAGTTATATTCCTTTTCCTGCTCCTATTTTATCAGCTAAATTAGAATTTTTGATTCCTGAAAGTCAAAATCTTTTTTATGAAAGTCATAAACTAGATGGAAAGCCAAAAATAACTAATCGTGAAGATGGACTGACTTCTTACCGTTGGGATTACAAAAATATTCCGATTCCGATAGCAGATAATGCAATGGTTGATCAGCTTGAATATTATCCAATTTTGAGAGTTTCGACGACAGAAGATTGGGGAATTATTGTAGATTGGTACAAGGCCAAAACGTATCAAAAACTAGATGCAAATTACATCATTGATGATATTTTGAAAGACATTATTAAAGAAGAAATGACAGACAAACAAAAAATAGAAACTATCTTTAATTATATTTCTCAAAATATCAATTATTCTTCTACAAGTCTTTTACAGTCAGGTTATATTCCTAAAGATAGTGACCTTACTTGTTCTTCAAAAATTGGAGATTGTAAAGATGTAGCAACTATCATGATTACGATGCTTAGAGAAATAGGGATTGAATCATATTATGTTTTGGTAAAAACAAACAAAAATACACAGCCATTTATGCCATTGGAAATGGAATTTAATCACGCCATTGTAGCTTATTATTTGGATGGTAAAATAAATTATTCTGACCCAACAACTGATTTTTATCCGTATTATTCACTCAATGAAGGTGATACAGAAGCATGGGCATTGCTCATAAAAGATGGAGAAAATAAGGCATTTCGTTTGCCAGCAAATCAAACAGATTCTACTAAAACATTTACTGAATACGATGTAAGAGCAGTTTTAGATGAATATAATACGCTTGATTTAGAAGTCAAAACCACTTATACAGGTCTTGTAGCTGGAAGATGGCGTTCGACAATGGAGTTAGAATCAAAGGATAATTTGCCAAATCACATTATTGGTAGTTTGGGGAGTAGTGCTTTTAGAAATCTTGAACTTGATGAGTTTGAATTTGATAAAGTAGAAAATATCTCTGTTCCTTTAGACGCAAATTATAAATTCCATGCTAGAGAATTTACCGATGACGTAACAGGTATTTATTTTATGCGTTTGCCATTTGTTAAGACAGTTGAAGCTGATGTTTCAATTTATGGAAGTGAACGAACAAATGCAATGGATATAAAAACTTTTACATTTGGACAGCCTCATATTCAGCGTATTGCATTGAAAATGAATGAAAATTTTGCTATCAAAAAAATGCCAAAAAATATTAATTATGATACAAAATTTGGAACTTATACACTCAAATTAAAACAAACAACAGAAGGTTTGTATATTGAGCGTTTTGTTCATTTCAAACAAACTCGTATTGAACCATCTGAATTTAAAGCCTTCAAAGAATTTTATTTGCAACTTTTGAAATATGATAACTTGAAAGTGCTTTTACAACAAAAATAA
- a CDS encoding DUF1016 N-terminal domain-containing protein has product MQPPNKDTNYQKLIENIGDAYQNSKKKATSAINTQMLEAYWEIGKYIIEFEQDGNLKAEYGKTLLENLSKDLSLCYGSGFSRSNLTYMRLMYNKYPICETLSHKLN; this is encoded by the coding sequence ATGCAACCACCCAACAAAGACACCAATTATCAAAAACTGATTGAAAATATTGGAGATGCCTATCAAAATTCAAAGAAAAAAGCTACTTCTGCCATAAATACCCAAATGCTAGAAGCCTATTGGGAGATTGGAAAGTATATTATTGAGTTTGAGCAAGATGGAAACTTGAAAGCAGAGTATGGCAAAACGCTATTAGAAAATCTTTCTAAAGACCTTTCTCTGTGTTATGGAAGTGGTTTTAGTAGAAGTAATTTGACTTATATGAGACTTATGTACAACAAGTATCCAATTTGCGAGACACTGTCTCACAAATTGAATTAA
- a CDS encoding DUF4476 domain-containing protein — MMKFILCALALSFCLFSCTIRTSENGEEVTIDFDGEKLAQNLEETNLALLKAEMGCESVMTNTDLDEILEKLDGTWFDKNKLDAAKERIQKANQCINIYQVISIIDYVPVSDRFEFARFAYGRTIDKEKFSKVEAYLENENEKKKLQSLYQHEKTATRQIGNRPLNAEDEKMERVVLEDSSEETEELTVEETETTITSSCTSPSLSDVEFDELVDYISEGHMAKDKLDRAKHSLKEACLSVNQVIDITEIINFPDEQVIFAKFAFSRTVDTENFCSVKSVLIYPAPKASLTRFLKRKNITCRASTMEKMMDDM, encoded by the coding sequence ATGATGAAATTTATTTTGTGTGCTTTGGCTTTATCTTTTTGTTTATTTTCTTGTACAATTCGTACTAGTGAAAATGGAGAAGAAGTAACTATTGATTTTGATGGCGAAAAATTAGCTCAAAATTTAGAAGAAACAAACTTAGCTTTATTAAAAGCTGAAATGGGTTGTGAAAGTGTTATGACAAATACTGACCTTGATGAAATTTTGGAGAAATTAGATGGTACTTGGTTTGATAAAAATAAATTAGATGCTGCAAAAGAAAGAATACAAAAAGCAAATCAGTGTATTAATATTTACCAAGTTATTTCTATAATTGATTATGTTCCTGTTTCAGATAGATTTGAGTTTGCTCGTTTTGCGTATGGAAGAACAATAGATAAGGAAAAATTTTCTAAGGTAGAGGCTTATTTAGAAAATGAAAATGAAAAAAAGAAGCTGCAAAGTCTTTATCAGCACGAAAAAACAGCTACAAGACAGATAGGAAATAGACCTTTAAATGCAGAAGATGAGAAAATGGAAAGAGTTGTTTTAGAAGATTCAAGTGAAGAAACAGAAGAATTAACAGTTGAAGAAACAGAAACAACTATAACTTCTTCATGTACTTCGCCATCTTTAAGTGATGTAGAATTTGATGAATTAGTAGATTATATTTCGGAAGGACACATGGCTAAAGATAAGTTAGACCGTGCCAAACATTCGTTAAAAGAGGCTTGTCTTTCTGTCAATCAAGTAATTGATATTACTGAAATTATTAATTTTCCTGATGAACAAGTTATTTTTGCAAAATTTGCTTTTTCTAGAACTGTGGATACAGAAAATTTTTGTTCTGTGAAAAGCGTTTTGATTTATCCAGCTCCCAAAGCAAGTTTAACTAGATTCTTAAAAAGAAAAAATATCACTTGCAGAGCATCAACAATGGAAAAAATGATGGATGATATGTAA
- the tatC gene encoding twin-arginine translocase subunit TatC, translating to MNNSETTVLENKNSSLSSSTNTAKEMGILDHLEELRWHVIRAVLAILVFTAVAFVAKDIVFGKIILGPSKINFLTYQFFCQLSDITCIDSLPFILQNRVMTGQFTMHIAASIAFGFMCAFPYVFWEIWRFVAPALYNDERHVARGATFFVSLLFAIGVFFGYFLITPLSINFLSNYQVDATILNEIDISSYVTTVAMLTLGCGLMFQLPIVVFFLSQVGIVTPELMRAYRKHSIVVILFISALITPPDVISQALIGIPIWILYEISILISASIQKKRNLAIAKAEKLRQVK from the coding sequence ATGAATAATTCAGAAACAACAGTATTAGAAAACAAAAATTCCTCTTTATCATCTTCTACTAACACAGCTAAAGAAATGGGGATTTTAGACCATTTAGAAGAATTACGTTGGCATGTTATTCGTGCTGTTTTAGCTATTTTGGTTTTTACGGCAGTGGCTTTTGTAGCAAAAGATATTGTCTTTGGTAAAATTATTTTAGGTCCTTCAAAAATTAATTTTTTGACTTATCAATTCTTTTGTCAGCTTTCTGATATTACTTGTATTGATAGTCTGCCTTTTATTCTTCAAAATCGTGTCATGACTGGGCAGTTTACAATGCATATTGCAGCTTCGATAGCTTTTGGTTTTATGTGTGCTTTTCCTTACGTATTTTGGGAAATTTGGCGTTTTGTTGCACCTGCTTTATACAATGATGAGCGTCATGTGGCACGAGGAGCAACCTTTTTTGTATCTCTTTTATTTGCTATTGGTGTCTTTTTTGGCTATTTCTTAATTACTCCTTTATCTATTAATTTTCTTTCAAATTATCAAGTAGATGCAACAATTCTCAATGAAATTGATATTTCTTCTTATGTAACAACAGTGGCAATGCTTACTTTGGGTTGTGGGCTTATGTTCCAGCTTCCGATTGTAGTATTTTTTCTTTCACAAGTTGGAATTGTTACACCTGAATTGATGAGAGCTTATCGTAAACATTCAATTGTTGTTATTTTATTTATTTCTGCTCTCATTACGCCTCCTGATGTAATTAGTCAAGCCTTAATTGGAATTCCTATTTGGATTTTGTATGAAATAAGTATTCTTATCTCAGCTTCTATTCAAAAAAAGCGAAATTTAGCTATTGCAAAAGCTGAAAAATTAAGACAAGTGAAATAA
- the radA gene encoding DNA repair protein RadA, with translation MAKKKVKTAYFCQECGHESAKWMGKCSACEEWNTYVEEVVDKGAEKSDVKKLWQTDTGRRQSNKPKKLADIEKTDFARISTHDGELNRVLGSGLVQGSLVLIGGEPGIGKSTLMLQVALALKDHTVLYVSGEESEQQIKMRAERLEAYSENCLVLNETNTQNIFIQIEQSKPDVLIIDSIQTLHTAHIESSAGSVSQVRECAAELLRFAKETGTPVFLIGHITKEGSLAGPKVLEHMVDTVLQFEGDRHMSYRILRTIKNRFGSTSELGIYEMQSTGLREVSNPSEILMSQRDEVIGGITIGTTMEGNRPLLIEVQSLVSIAAYGTPQRSSTGFDAKRLNMLLAVLEKRGGFRLGTQDVFLNIAGGFKIEDPAIDLAVCASLISSLENSAISSDICFAAEVGLGGEIRAVQRIEQRISEAAKLGFRQIVVSKYNIKGLDLKKFDIEVKIAKTLEDVIKLVF, from the coding sequence ATGGCTAAGAAAAAAGTAAAAACAGCTTATTTTTGTCAAGAATGTGGACACGAATCTGCCAAATGGATGGGAAAATGTTCTGCTTGTGAAGAATGGAATACGTATGTAGAAGAAGTAGTAGATAAAGGAGCAGAAAAAAGTGATGTCAAAAAATTATGGCAAACTGATACAGGAAGAAGACAATCCAACAAACCAAAAAAATTAGCTGACATAGAAAAAACAGATTTTGCTAGAATCTCAACCCACGACGGAGAACTAAACCGAGTTTTGGGAAGTGGATTAGTTCAAGGTTCTTTAGTTTTGATTGGTGGAGAACCAGGAATTGGAAAATCTACGTTGATGTTGCAAGTAGCTTTGGCTTTGAAAGACCATACAGTTTTGTATGTTTCGGGAGAGGAAAGCGAGCAACAAATAAAAATGCGTGCAGAACGTTTGGAGGCATATTCAGAAAATTGTCTAGTATTAAATGAAACAAATACTCAAAATATTTTTATTCAGATAGAACAATCAAAACCTGATGTTTTGATTATTGATTCTATTCAAACGCTTCATACTGCACATATTGAGTCTTCGGCAGGGAGTGTTTCGCAGGTGCGTGAATGTGCTGCTGAGCTTTTGCGTTTTGCTAAGGAAACAGGAACGCCAGTTTTTCTTATCGGACATATTACAAAAGAAGGTTCATTAGCAGGCCCTAAAGTTTTGGAACACATGGTGGATACTGTTTTGCAATTTGAGGGTGATAGACACATGTCGTATCGTATTTTGCGTACTATCAAAAATCGTTTTGGTTCTACTTCTGAGTTGGGAATTTATGAAATGCAATCTACTGGACTTCGTGAAGTAAGCAATCCATCAGAGATTTTGATGTCGCAACGAGATGAAGTTATTGGAGGAATTACCATTGGTACAACAATGGAAGGAAATCGCCCACTTTTGATTGAGGTTCAGTCGCTTGTAAGTATTGCAGCCTATGGAACACCTCAACGAAGTAGTACTGGTTTTGATGCCAAACGTTTGAATATGCTTTTGGCTGTTTTGGAAAAAAGGGGAGGTTTTAGGCTAGGAACGCAAGATGTTTTCTTAAATATTGCTGGTGGTTTTAAGATTGAAGACCCTGCTATTGATTTGGCTGTCTGTGCTTCGCTTATTTCTTCTTTAGAAAATTCTGCTATTAGTTCAGATATTTGTTTTGCTGCCGAAGTAGGTTTAGGAGGAGAAATTAGAGCTGTTCAACGCATAGAACAACGTATTTCGGAAGCTGCAAAATTAGGTTTCCGTCAGATTGTAGTTTCAAAATACAATATCAAAGGATTAGATTTAAAGAAATTTGATATAGAAGTAAAGATTGCCAAAACTCTTGAAGATGTGATTAAATTGGTTTTTTAA